A stretch of the Perca flavescens isolate YP-PL-M2 chromosome 3, PFLA_1.0, whole genome shotgun sequence genome encodes the following:
- the si:ch1073-340i21.1 gene encoding uncharacterized protein DDB_G0288629 isoform X2, which translates to MFTSHGLGAVICFRCEKRIKRSRSPPSLVTCLGKFTNRVNKMSFDLSSALGQEDEVKKKDAQKDEFNLPWQKKKEMEGGKSDKKHKSDKGDKSDKKHKSDKEDKSDKKHKSEKSKDKDGKDHKMKPKKKKEKKEGKKSGSSSSSSSDEE; encoded by the exons ATGTTTACGTCGCATGGTTTAGGTGCGGTTATCTGTTTCCGGTGTGAGAAAAGGATAAAACGCAGCCGGTCCCCTCCTTCTTTAGTCACCTGTTTGGGAAAGTTTACGAACAGAGTCAACAAAATGTCTTTCGACCTGTCGTCAG CTTTAGGTCAGGAAGATGAGGTGAAGAAGAAGGATGCTCAGAAGGATGAGTTTAATTTGCCCTGgcagaagaaaaaggaaatg GAAGGTGGCAAGTCTGACAAAAAGCACAAGTCTGACAAAGGGGACAAGTCTGACAAAAAGCACAAGTCTGACAAAGAGGACAAGTCTGACAAAAAGCATAAGTCTGAAAAATCCAAGGACAAAGATGGCAAAGACCACAAGATGAAGCccaagaagaaaaaggaaaagaaggagGGCAAGAAATCAGGCTCTTCATCCTCCAGCAGCAGTGATGAG gaaTGA
- the LOC114552904 gene encoding cylicin-1 produces MESTLPKALAGAGAAGVQQPATVPPGGLQPLAEADQPADLDQSGHPAGAKDGQELNSFDSSLSSSDSEDEGIGKRDKKKKRLKKKKKKEKKKDSSSASSSSSSSSSSSSSSSSSDSDSEDDKKKKKEKKNNNNKNKDEKKEYGWDSVSTSAPDGQMEQQNAEGLTMSQDFDSSDDENDKKKEKKKKKDKKKKKKKKKDSSSSDSSSSDSEDDKKNKKKKKMKKKKKASSSSSSSSDSDDDEKKKKKKDKKKRKMKDKKKDSRSSSASSSSDSDKDKKKKKKKKDKKKKKDKKKDEEQNELCSATALLAINGELAGPFADGDKKKDEVADKAKKELKATEEGKLSSGSAGGAKAFPIGIEEGHLSDDEGEGGEEKDKKKKKKMKKKKKDSSSSSSSSDSSSSDSEDDKKKKKKVKNKKDKLCASSSSSDSEEDKKKKYKWLKKKQDSSSSSSDSEDDKKKKKKKEKKEKKKDSSSSDSEDDKKKKKKKKKSSSSSSSDSDDDKVRSHTQTH; encoded by the exons ATGGAGTCCACCCTCCCCAAAG CTCTAGCTGGAGCCGGCGCTGCGGGTGTCCAGCAGCCAGCGACAGTCCCTCCTGGTGGTTTGCAGCCATTGGCTGAGGCAGACCAGCCCGCAGACCTGGACCAATCTGGACACCCGGCAGGAGCAAAAGATGGACAG GAGTTGAACTCATTTGACAGCTCTCTGTCCTCCTCGGACAGCGAGGATGAGGGTATAGGCAAGagagacaagaagaagaaacggctaaagaagaagaagaagaaggagaagaagaaa GATTCCAgctcagcatcatcatcatcatcatcttcctcctcttcttcttcctccagcAGCTCCTCAGACAGTGACAGTGAG GatgacaagaagaagaaaaaggagaagaagaacaacaacaacaaaaacaaggatGAGAAGAAAGAGTATGGCTGGGACAGTGTTAGCACGTCTG CTCCTGATGGCCAAATGGAACAGCAGAATGCAGAAGGTCTGACGATGAGCCAG GATTTTGACTCATCAGATGACGAGAATgacaagaagaaagagaagaaaaagaagaaggacaagaagaagaagaagaaaaagaagaag GATTCTTCCTCATCTGACAGTTCATCCTCCGACAGTGAGGATgacaagaagaacaagaagaaaaagaagatgaaaaagaagaaaaag GCCTCCAGCTCCTCGTCATCCTCCTCTGACAGCGACGATGacgagaagaaaaagaagaaaaaggacaagaagaaaaggaaaatgaaagacaagaaaaag GATTCCCGCTCTTCATCAGCATCTTCATCTTCTGACAGTGATAAagataagaagaaaaagaagaagaagaaggacaagaaaaagaagaaggataagaaaaag GACGAAGAGCAGAATGAGCTCTGCAGTGCTACTGCTCTTTTAGCAATAA ATGGTGAGCTTGCAGGACCATTTGCTGACGGAGATAAAAAGAAAGATGAAGTTGCTGACAAG GCCAAGAAAGAGCTTAAAGCCACAGAAGAAGGCAAACTGTCCTCTGGATCGGCAG GGGGAGCAAAAGCATTCCCTATTGGTATTGAGGAAGGCCACCTGAGTGATgatgagggagaaggaggggaggagaaggataagaagaagaagaagaagatgaagaagaagaaaaag GACTCATCCagctcctcttcttcatctgaTAGCTCCTCCTCAGACAGTGAAGatgacaagaaaaagaaaaagaaggtgaAGAACAAGAAAGATAAGCTTTgtgcctcctcctcatcctctgaTAGTGAAgaggacaagaagaagaaatataagtggctgaagaagaagcag GATTCCAGCTCTTCCTCCTCTGATAGTGAAGatgacaagaagaagaagaaaaagaaggagaagaaggagaagaagaag GACTCTTCCTCATCTGACAGTGAGGatgacaagaagaagaagaagaagaaaaag AAGTCCAGCTCTTCATCTTCCTCGGATAGTGATGATGACAAGGtgagatcacacacacaaacacattaa
- the tp53i13 gene encoding uncharacterized protein tp53i13, whose protein sequence is MPSQTTSPPLTVTVLAALWVTLGRYGVSESLGPLGCDNGKLSLDRDLPADAVYWDCPGSTTWPESPQRRPSIDTVYDPVPARQICMDTSISYNHTIPNSGAYRPVRAECGEYLYCPPQRWLNNLHHGAPVLLYHPCAPLHERLLLSVLARSCLPDYIITSHPQLNEDMPVALVSWGHTLELSTAASSDVCDWLETTTNATKQFGGVSQSSKYNLLLTWSAEQHRQQHAHPEEHSAKVKSLRRCCEQTISSLLNGATEKELESNGKKERLRQMKEEGKRRQMRAAIREKQQNVKDENERQNTTTQQTTRTTTSGRTGNFQNYNGTLGPSAGSLPGNRTLSHPPGPRETPSQSKIQSTKRSLKPMPTSPLESNMSDLSNPNPSAGLDVQADGVNSEHNDTARPEARVLGTKDDGIDSAKQRDDDSVRHSLKEKISKEKNFDKGNTADGTMKANDVVNVKERELERKQTHGDMHSQHKSEKIGFGSVSKSQSESPPQPQRHQKPQPATSLPNSHDCGSCRGAEHCECNEAPGASAALVNKGLPRTPRTDEGAWAAAALGFLLILLTLSVLHTRLYRHWRTAPSLYWHDPRQDYDSVADVIRRRLRIANRRRNRGRRQECVLLPSSSSSEEDL, encoded by the exons ATGCCGAGCCAAACGACGTCCCCGCCGCTGACAGTGACTGTGTTGGCCGCACTCTGGGTCACTTTGGGTCGGTACGGTGTCTCCGAGTCTCTGGGGCCGCTGGGATGTGACAATGGAAAG ctGTCTTTGGATAGGGACCTGCCTGCGGATGCTGTTTATTGGGACTGTCCAGGGTCTACTACTTGGCCAGAGTCTCCTCAG AGACGTCCCAGTATTGACACAGTGTATGATCCTGTG CCAGCCAGGCAGATCTGCATGGATACATCTATTTCCTACAACCATACCATTCCCAACAG tggAGCGTACAGACCAGTAAGGGCAGAGTGTGGAGAGTACTTGTACTGTCCTCCTCAACGGTGGCTCAATAACTTGCAC caCGGAGCACCTGTTTTGCTCTACCATCCCTGTGCGCCTCTCCATGAGCGTCTACTTCTGTCTGTCCTGGCCCGCTCATGTCTGCCAGACTACATTATTACCTCACATCCACAGCTCAATGAAGACATG CCAGTAGCCTTGGTGTCATGGGGTCACACCTTGGAGCTGTCCACCGCGGCCTCTTCAGacgtctgtgattggctggagaccacaacaaatgcaacaaaacagTTTGGTGGTGTGAGCCAGAGCAGCAAGTACAACCTGCTGTTAACCTGGTCAGCCGAGCAGCACCGGCAGCAACATGCACATCCAGAGGAACACTCCGCAAAAGTGAAG TCTCTGAGGCGATGCTGTGAGCAGACCATCTCTTCTCTGCTGAATGGAGCGACGGAGAAAGAGCTAGAGTCCAACGGGAAGAAGGAACGCTTGAGACAaatgaaagaggaaggaaaaaggCGGCAGATGAGAGCTGCCATTAGAGAAAAACAGCAGAATGTTAAGGATGAGAATGAGagacaaaacacaacaacacaacagacCACCAGAACCACCACCAGCGGCCGGACAGGGAACTTCCAGAACTACAACGGTACGCTTGGACCATCAGCAGGTTCTCTTCCAGGGAACAGGACTCTCTCACATCCTCCAGGTCCCAGGGAAACTCCTTCTCAATCGAAGATCCAGAGTACAAAACGGAGCCTTAAACCAATGCCCACATCTCCTCTGGAGTCAAATATGTCTGACCTCAGTAACCCAAACCCCTCTGCTGGGTTGGATGTTCAGGCAGACGGTGTGAACAGTGAACATAATGATACCGCCAGGCCCGAAGCCCGGGTCCTCGGTACCAAAGATGATGGTATAGACTCAGCCAAGCAGAGGGACGACGACTCTGTTAGACACAGCCTGAAAGAGAAAATCTCTAAAGAGAAAAACTTTGATAAAGGCAACACAGCAGACGGCACAATGAAGGCCAATGACGTGGTAAATGttaaagagagagagttggAACGTAAGCAAACGCACGGTGACATGCACTCTCAGCACAAAAGTGAAAAGATTGGCTTTGGTTCGGTTTCCAAATCCCAATCAgagtctcctcctcagccaCAACGGCACCAGAAGCCGCAGCCGGCCACTTCCCTGCCCAACAGCCACGACTGCGGCAGCTGCAGAGGAGCCGAACACTGTGAGTGCAACGAGGCCCCTGGGGCCTCGGCCGCTCTCGTGAATAAAGGGTTACCGAGGACCCCCAGGACAGACGAGGGAGCGTGGGCGGCAGCGGCGCTGGGATTCCTGCTGATTCTCCTGACCCTGTCAGTGCTTCACACACGCCTGTACCGCCACTGGAGGACCGCGCCCAGCCTTTACTGGCACGACCCACGACAGGACTACGACAGTGTGGCAG atgTGATCCGCAGGAGGCTACGAATTGCAAACAGGAGACGAAATAGGGGCAGGAGACAGGAGTGTGTTCTTCTGCCCAGCTCCTCCAGCTCAGAAGAAGATCTGTAG
- the si:ch1073-340i21.1 gene encoding protein PXR1 isoform X1 — MFTSHGLGAVICFRCEKRIKRSRSPPSLVTCLGKFTNRVNKMSFDLSSALGQEDEVKKKDAQKDEFNLPWQKKKEMEGGKSDKKHKSDKGDKSDKKHKSDKEDKSDKKHKSEKSKDKDGKDHKMKPKKKKEKKEGKKSGSSSSSSSDELYSEETDSKHVDHICMNMFFSYKWQKNQAQGGREGKQVRKVRHRSCCCLITFIKVNTLQSYMSWSDHTQ, encoded by the exons ATGTTTACGTCGCATGGTTTAGGTGCGGTTATCTGTTTCCGGTGTGAGAAAAGGATAAAACGCAGCCGGTCCCCTCCTTCTTTAGTCACCTGTTTGGGAAAGTTTACGAACAGAGTCAACAAAATGTCTTTCGACCTGTCGTCAG CTTTAGGTCAGGAAGATGAGGTGAAGAAGAAGGATGCTCAGAAGGATGAGTTTAATTTGCCCTGgcagaagaaaaaggaaatg GAAGGTGGCAAGTCTGACAAAAAGCACAAGTCTGACAAAGGGGACAAGTCTGACAAAAAGCACAAGTCTGACAAAGAGGACAAGTCTGACAAAAAGCATAAGTCTGAAAAATCCAAGGACAAAGATGGCAAAGACCACAAGATGAAGCccaagaagaaaaaggaaaagaaggagGGCAAGAAATCAGGCTCTTCATCCTCCAGCAGCAGTGATGAG CTGTATTCAGAGGAAACAGATTCCAAACATGTTGATCACATTTgtatgaatatgtttttttcatacAAATGGCAAAAGAACCAAGCCCAGGGTGGGAGAGAAGGGAAACAGGTCCGAAAGGTGCGTCATAGGAGCTGTTGTTGTCTAATCACCTTCATAAAAGTGAACACCCTGCAGTCATACATGTCATGGTCCGACCACACCCAATAA
- the LOC114552905 gene encoding cylicin-1-like → MNYLSKKKKKKKDKKKKDKKKKKDSSSSDSSSDSSSDDDKKKKKKDKKKKKKKDKKKDSDSSSSDDDKKKKKKDKKNEKDKKKKKKDKKKDSDSSSTDDDKKKKKKKKDKKKKKDNKKKDSRSSSGSDKKNKKSSGSSGSETDKKKKIESPDGEQSGLPKMEVSSSVGGGISAPGDSCSKSGGSSTSVSFVSLPSKPMVKLDPLIPSAFSKPSVSGSLLSVGGDRAPIRRPPSPMESLMASTRRYGDGATRSTSHLTSSDVLRGAKPH, encoded by the exons ATGAATTATTTATCG aagaagaagaaaaagaagaaagataagaaaaagaaggataagaagaaaaagaag gattcttcttcttctgactcctcCAGTGATTCTTCTAGTGATGACgataagaagaaaaagaagaaggataagaagaagaagaaaaagaaagacaagaaaaag GACTCAGATTCTTCTAGCAGTGATGAtgacaagaagaaaaagaagaaagacaagAAGAACGAGAAggataagaagaagaaaaagaaagacaagaaaaag GACTCAGATTCATCTAGCACTGATGatgacaagaagaagaaaaagaagaagaaagacaagaagaagaaaaaggacaaCAAAAAGAAG GACTCCAGAAGTTCTAGTGGCAGtgacaagaaaaataaaaag AGTTCGGGCTCATCAGGAAGTGAAACtgacaagaagaaaaagatt GAAAGCCCTGATGGTGAGCAAAGTGGCCTGCCAAAAATGGAAGTttcaagctcagttggtggCGGCATTTCAGCTCCCGGTGACAGCTGCTCTAAGTCTGGCGGTTCTTCTACTTCTGTCTCATTCGTGTCACTGCCGTCCAAACCCATGGTGAAGCTGGATCCTCTGATTCCTTCAGCTTTCTCCAAGCCCTCTGTCTCTGGGTCTTTACTGAGTGTGGGGGGAGATAGGGCTCCCATTCGCAGACCTCCCAGCCCCATGGAGTCTCTGATGGCGAGCACAAGGAGGTATGGAGACGGAGCGACCCGTTCCACCTCCCACCTCACCTCTAGTGACGTATTGAGAGGCGCCAAGCCTCACTAA